In a single window of the Antedon mediterranea chromosome 1, ecAntMedi1.1, whole genome shotgun sequence genome:
- the LOC140063180 gene encoding monocyte to macrophage differentiation factor 2-like, translating into MRLMNRPAEHGRMYEPTNIENIFNIITHGLWILPSCLGCVYMLHQSTSVQHQISAVIYGLALICLFSVSTLFHLVAWSGKKGALHFYLHVSDRAVIYLFIASSYTPWLLLRDMGPAGEQMRWFIWVMAILGISYNYCFYEKFKRLETCFYFVIGFLPFIYIIMTTSLSKINTDGLFRMAVGGFIYVTGVLFFKSDGKIPFAHAIWHLFVAGGAYAHYSAVATYLYAENSPDIE; encoded by the exons ATGAG acTAATGAACAGACCAGCTGAACATGGCAGAATGTATGAGCcaacaaatattgaaaatatatttaacatCATTACACATGGG tTATGGATTCTGCCAAGTTGTCTTGGATGCGTATACATGTTACATCAGTCAACCAGCGTTCAACACCAAATCAGCGCTGTCATTTATGGCTTAGCTCTCATCTGTCTGTTTAGTGTTTCAACACTGTTTCACCTTGTAGCATGGAGTGGAAAAAAAGG TGCTCTACATTTTTATCTGCATGTCAGTGACAGAGCCGTTATCTACTTATTCATTGCCTCCTCATATACACCTTG GCTATTGCTTCGTGACATGGGGCCGGCAGGAGAGCAGATGCGCTGGTTTATCTGGGTTATGGCAATTCTTGGAATttcatataattattgtttttatgaaaa ATTTAAGAGGCTTGAAACGTGTTTCTACTTTGTAATTGGTTTTTTGCCtttcatttacattattatgACAACATCATtg TCTAAAATCAACACAGATGGTTTATTTCGAATGGCAGTTGGTGGGTTTATCTACGTTACAGGCGTCTTATTCTTTAAGAGTGATGGTAAGATTCCGTTTGCCCATGCTATCTGGCATCTGTTTGTCGCTGGTGGCGCTTATGCTCATTACTCCGCAGTCGCTACCTACTTATACGCTGAAAACTCACCTGACATTGAGTGA